A window of the Brassica napus cultivar Da-Ae chromosome A2, Da-Ae, whole genome shotgun sequence genome harbors these coding sequences:
- the LOC106396554 gene encoding mitochondrial import inner membrane translocase subunit TIM23-2, which translates to MAANNNRSDQESDENTRLYNPYQNFEVPIKSQYLYKLPTSPEYLFREESLKQRRSWGENLTFYTGTAYLGGSVSGATVGVFTGIKNFETGDTTKLKINRILNSSGHTGRTWGNRIGIIGLMYAGIESGVVAAMDRDDVWTSVVAGLGTGAVFRAARGVRSAAVAGALGGLAAGAVVAGKQVVKRYVPI; encoded by the coding sequence ATGGCGGCGAACAACAACAGATCCGATCAAGAATCAGACGAAAACACACGTCTCTACAACCCTTACCAAAACTTCGAGGTCCCAATAAAATCTCAGTACCTCTACAAGCTCCCCACCTCCCCCGAGTACCTCTTCAGGGAGGAGTCCTTAAAGCAGCGCCGCTCCTGGGGCGAGAATCTCACCTTCTACACCGGAACCGCTTACCTCGGCGGCTCCGTCTCCGGCGCCACCGTCGGGGTCTTCACCGGCATCAAGAACTTCGAAACCGGCGACACGACGAAGCTCAAGATCAACAGGATCTTGAACTCGTCTGGTCACACGGGTCGAACGTGGGGTAACAGGATCGGGATCATCGGGTTGATGTACGCAGGGATCGAGAGCGGCGTCGTGGCTGCGATGGATAGGGATGATGTTTGGACGAGCGTGGTGGCGGGTCTTGGAACCGGAGCGGTTTTTAGGGCGGCGCGTGGGGTGAGATCTGCGGCGGTGGCGGGAGCTCTCGGTGGGTTGGCGGCTGGGGCTGTGGTTGCAGGGAAGCAAGTTGTGAAGCGGTATGTGCCCATATGA